A single Myxococcales bacterium DNA region contains:
- a CDS encoding protein kinase — protein MLCPSEDELLDYSANRMGVSDQGRLSFHIATCVVCAEALEALRDEVVDEFVGRQVGNYVVERRLGAGAMGVVYAAVHPDMGRRAAVKVISNAPTAKDIQRFFNEARACASIRHAHIVDVLDQGRLPEGAPYLLMELLEGETVGARLAREGPMGLDEVGEIVAQTASALEAVHARHIVHRDLKPDNLFLCRRPEGACFVKVLDFGLAKGGEGAGLDPALTSSGMLVGTPLYMAPECLGQHGQETVHSDQYALAAVAYELLTGRPPYTAQSLRQLIEAQLKGAPPSASTLRPGLPPALDAVLARGLSSAPGERFEDVGRFSSALQAALAGGEEQERRGGWRRAAAYGALVAGLVFASAVWMARSRPPRARVEVRAAGAPGEAPSLRGAFVTPPALAPVVRPTPAAPPRAVPRVASVAPVLRADTPARRPVRQAIRIESTPPGASLCTVKDLTVLGRTPFVFPGPSPGEERLFVQKAGYRTAEVLLPKRSRVVTVGLAPLGADDLEDPRCLVVRPSP, from the coding sequence ATGCTGTGCCCCTCGGAAGACGAGCTGCTCGATTATTCAGCCAACCGGATGGGGGTGAGCGATCAGGGGCGGCTGTCCTTTCACATCGCAACGTGTGTCGTGTGTGCCGAGGCGCTCGAAGCGCTTCGAGACGAAGTGGTAGATGAGTTCGTGGGACGTCAGGTGGGCAACTACGTGGTGGAGCGTCGGCTTGGAGCGGGCGCCATGGGGGTCGTGTATGCGGCCGTTCATCCGGACATGGGCCGACGCGCGGCGGTGAAGGTCATCTCGAACGCCCCCACCGCCAAGGACATCCAGCGCTTTTTCAACGAGGCGCGTGCCTGCGCCTCGATTCGCCACGCTCACATCGTGGATGTGCTGGATCAGGGGCGCTTGCCAGAAGGCGCGCCTTACCTCCTCATGGAACTTTTGGAAGGCGAGACCGTGGGCGCGCGGCTCGCACGCGAGGGCCCGATGGGCCTCGACGAGGTAGGAGAGATCGTCGCTCAGACCGCGAGCGCCCTCGAGGCGGTGCATGCGCGCCACATCGTTCACCGGGATCTGAAGCCCGACAATCTCTTTCTCTGCCGAAGGCCTGAGGGGGCCTGTTTCGTGAAGGTTCTCGATTTTGGGCTGGCGAAGGGGGGCGAGGGCGCGGGCCTCGACCCGGCGCTCACGAGCAGCGGCATGTTGGTCGGAACGCCGCTCTACATGGCGCCGGAATGTTTGGGCCAGCACGGTCAAGAGACGGTGCACTCGGACCAGTACGCGCTGGCGGCCGTGGCTTACGAGCTTCTGACGGGCCGCCCGCCCTACACCGCCCAGTCGCTCCGCCAGCTCATAGAAGCCCAGCTCAAAGGCGCGCCCCCGTCCGCGTCGACCCTGCGCCCTGGCCTGCCCCCGGCCCTCGATGCCGTGCTTGCCCGAGGACTTTCGTCCGCACCCGGTGAAAGGTTCGAGGATGTCGGGCGCTTTTCGTCTGCGCTGCAAGCCGCGTTGGCCGGGGGCGAAGAGCAAGAGCGGCGCGGCGGCTGGCGAAGAGCCGCTGCGTACGGAGCGCTGGTTGCGGGGCTCGTTTTTGCGTCCGCGGTCTGGATGGCGCGCAGTCGTCCCCCGCGGGCGCGCGTCGAGGTCCGCGCCGCTGGGGCGCCGGGGGAGGCGCCTTCCCTTCGGGGGGCTTTCGTCACCCCGCCCGCGCTGGCGCCCGTGGTAAGGCCCACACCCGCAGCACCGCCCCGGGCAGTTCCGCGCGTCGCTTCTGTGGCGCCCGTGCTGCGCGCCGATACGCCCGCGCGCCGTCCTGTACGCCAGGCGATCCGCATCGAGTCCACCCCGCCGGGCGCCTCGCTCTGCACCGTCAAGGATTTGACGGTTCTCGGGCGAACGCCCTTCGTATTTCCGGGGCCTTCCCCGGGGGAAGAGAGGCTCTTCGTGCAGAAGGCGGGGTATCGCACGGCCGAAGTCTTGCTGCCGAAGCGGTCCCGCGTGGTCACCGTGGGCCTCGCACCGCTCGGCGCCGATGATCTGGAAGACCCTCGATGCCTGGTGGTGAGACCTTCTCCTTGA
- a CDS encoding tetratricopeptide repeat protein, translating into MSKGSKTRRVVLIFGGLVLASGLGAGTGAKAHAASAVTAAVEAQERASRGRALYDIGHFEEAIAEFEAAYQLTEEPALLYNLAQCHRRLEHAREAIALYRRYLTLAPGVPNRREIEERISDLERSLGPPEELAERTLSPRAPSTPWVPRAAAPSPPPRLPAPSRDPGFHTHDGWFLRLLVGLHRVSVNERRAGASRVGAGVASGVAFGYALLPSLAAFGEVGVAARSETTGPTNESRTTVGGVGAGLTYYVLPYNVYVSASLLYGIMEFSTETTVAGVTTTRESSSTSGVGTHLSLGKEWWASANWGVGVALDLYAVEAEVEGSTWAGTSGGVAFSATFN; encoded by the coding sequence ATGAGCAAGGGATCGAAAACGAGGCGGGTCGTCCTCATCTTTGGTGGGCTGGTCCTGGCCTCGGGCCTCGGCGCTGGGACCGGTGCCAAGGCACACGCCGCGTCTGCGGTCACCGCGGCGGTCGAGGCCCAAGAGCGCGCCAGCCGCGGGCGGGCGCTTTACGACATCGGTCATTTCGAGGAGGCCATCGCAGAATTCGAGGCGGCCTACCAGCTGACCGAAGAGCCTGCCTTGCTCTACAACCTCGCGCAGTGTCACCGCCGCTTGGAGCACGCCCGGGAGGCGATTGCGCTTTACCGCCGCTACCTGACCCTTGCGCCCGGCGTTCCGAACCGTCGCGAGATCGAGGAGCGTATCTCCGACCTCGAGCGCAGCCTGGGGCCGCCCGAGGAGCTGGCAGAGCGCACGCTCTCTCCCCGTGCGCCCAGCACCCCTTGGGTTCCGAGGGCTGCCGCGCCAAGCCCTCCGCCCCGCCTGCCCGCGCCTTCACGCGACCCTGGGTTTCACACACACGACGGTTGGTTCCTTCGGCTCTTGGTCGGCCTGCATCGCGTGAGCGTCAACGAACGCCGCGCGGGAGCCTCCCGCGTAGGGGCCGGAGTGGCTTCCGGCGTTGCGTTTGGATACGCCTTGCTGCCGAGCCTGGCCGCCTTCGGTGAGGTGGGGGTGGCGGCACGCTCCGAAACCACCGGGCCTACGAACGAGTCCCGTACGACTGTGGGGGGCGTGGGAGCGGGGCTCACGTACTACGTGCTGCCCTACAACGTTTACGTGTCCGCCTCGCTGCTTTACGGCATCATGGAGTTTTCGACGGAAACCACGGTGGCAGGGGTGACGACCACGCGCGAAAGCAGTTCGACCTCGGGGGTTGGCACGCACCTGTCGTTGGGGAAAGAATGGTGGGCGTCTGCGAACTGGGGGGTGGGCGTTGCCCTCGACCTTTATGCCGTGGAGGCCGAAGTGGAAGGCTCGACCTGGGCAGGCACGAGTGGCGGTGTGGCGTTCTCTGCCACGTTCAACTGA
- a CDS encoding helix-turn-helix domain-containing protein: protein MVGLASSFLAHRPAEAVLRAGPTLDEALARLVAAGRDAWPQVVLEAERFVAHLARVLPVGANLEDLLRLRAAELHLTCAAAAGSAAAIKALEAGYLSRLDGALRRAGATPATMDEAKQRLRESLFVQRNQGPARIAQYGGRGDLLSWLRISAVREAFKVYRAEPETASLFDDTALSTLGAADAEVQTVLRLHRDDFVQALRQAIAALDPEDRMLLDRHHLQNQSIDVLAAALGIHRATVARRLERAREALGRAVRRDFAQRFGLGKRSCDSLVGALAERMDVTLGALGR from the coding sequence ATGGTTGGGCTTGCCTCCTCCTTTCTCGCGCACCGACCCGCTGAGGCGGTGTTGCGCGCGGGCCCCACACTCGACGAGGCGCTCGCGCGGCTCGTGGCAGCGGGACGAGACGCTTGGCCCCAGGTCGTGCTGGAAGCCGAACGCTTCGTGGCGCATCTGGCGCGGGTGCTGCCCGTGGGGGCGAACCTCGAAGACCTGCTGCGCTTGAGGGCGGCCGAGCTTCACCTCACGTGTGCGGCGGCCGCGGGCTCGGCGGCAGCGATCAAGGCGCTGGAGGCCGGTTACCTGTCGCGCCTCGATGGGGCGCTCAGGCGGGCAGGGGCCACGCCTGCCACGATGGACGAGGCCAAACAGCGGCTGCGTGAGAGCTTGTTTGTGCAACGGAACCAAGGGCCGGCGCGCATCGCGCAGTACGGGGGACGCGGAGACCTGCTGAGCTGGTTGCGGATCAGCGCGGTTCGTGAGGCGTTCAAGGTCTACCGCGCCGAGCCCGAGACCGCATCGCTCTTTGACGACACGGCATTGTCCACGCTGGGTGCGGCTGATGCCGAAGTGCAGACCGTGCTGCGGTTGCACCGCGACGACTTCGTGCAGGCGCTCAGGCAAGCCATCGCGGCGCTGGATCCCGAAGATCGCATGCTGCTCGATCGGCACCATCTGCAAAACCAGTCGATCGACGTGCTCGCGGCTGCGCTCGGGATCCACCGCGCCACGGTGGCGCGGCGCCTCGAACGGGCGCGCGAGGCGTTGGGCCGGGCGGTTCGGCGCGACTTTGCGCAGCGCTTTGGTCTTGGGAAACGTTCGTGTGACAGCCTGGTGGGGGCGCTGGCGGAGCGCATGGACGTGACCCTCGGCGCCTTGGGGCGCTAG
- a CDS encoding cytochrome c → MKTQFISSRGGVNASRSGVSLAATLFASLFAVGACAPGTSSEGNGDDTDSAGQGGSGPNQGGTGTGEGGLGGSASSGGTGGSPEAPMPAKRICIEAGSEVKPDPATLNGVYALNCAGCHGATGQGVGKFPKLTEDKGFEAFSKIVREGKEGTAAGVMPAFSESHLSESELLQVYVTLAGKTLKADRTLGCNGASPLDEAAIARAFETGLKEWRAPDHEDAACASCHGPMPIDLAYIGYDDATIFRRALKHISEAQTRAVIDFVHAIRAKYGIAGPKNFMEFRPFQPGGLIIGGATPAERDHKFGLNLKQAAPTLFDGVLDTKAEALKAKDELLAINPRTFPIGIALNRWTEDIHHGKEHGTLNEWIPDRPHIPVDKAAETALYALHDKYIANPTWENLWAIQDAGKTLTKLTGVTKPDAKAPGYNEHDDFAFRSYGLKYESVLFAQHHFLEELRGRPGLSKMSASPFPERNSLWELGDLARTRESVFFPNDCKGSWNTCLGLPADAVEKIDQAQNPRTMLKDLKVAWFWVGWFFDTTLYRTNKSNSTKVSEYFTAELYERGYFNHTVYHRFRKNLAAAYEHQGVAKDANGEPGIDHYWAHTYGYYMAYNRGIELEKMPKDPEALALYKTLAGNTFRMMMLLATEHIQRTGKVSDREVMRPIYRSTMPIAFSEKHESAETLAKTKQIVDEYEAAVDAACDRRPLRYGEQPYPKHCGP, encoded by the coding sequence ATGAAGACGCAGTTCATTTCATCGAGGGGCGGCGTCAACGCGTCGCGCAGTGGAGTCTCCCTTGCAGCGACCCTGTTCGCATCGCTGTTCGCCGTGGGGGCCTGTGCCCCGGGTACGAGTTCCGAGGGCAACGGCGACGACACGGACAGCGCGGGTCAGGGCGGCAGCGGCCCCAACCAGGGCGGCACGGGCACCGGAGAGGGGGGCCTGGGAGGCAGCGCCAGCTCCGGGGGCACCGGGGGAAGCCCCGAGGCGCCCATGCCCGCCAAACGCATCTGCATCGAGGCCGGCAGCGAGGTCAAACCCGACCCGGCCACGCTGAACGGCGTTTACGCGCTCAACTGCGCGGGCTGCCACGGCGCGACCGGCCAGGGTGTCGGCAAGTTTCCGAAGCTCACTGAAGACAAGGGCTTCGAGGCCTTCTCCAAGATTGTTCGCGAAGGCAAAGAAGGCACCGCGGCGGGCGTGATGCCGGCCTTTTCAGAGTCGCATCTTTCGGAAAGCGAGCTGCTGCAGGTCTACGTGACCCTCGCGGGCAAGACCCTCAAGGCCGATCGCACCCTGGGCTGTAACGGCGCAAGCCCTCTCGACGAGGCGGCCATCGCGCGCGCCTTCGAGACGGGCCTCAAGGAGTGGCGCGCTCCGGATCATGAAGACGCGGCCTGCGCCAGCTGCCACGGCCCGATGCCCATCGACCTCGCGTACATCGGCTACGACGACGCCACGATCTTCCGCCGCGCGCTCAAGCACATCAGCGAGGCACAAACACGTGCCGTCATCGATTTCGTGCACGCCATCCGCGCCAAGTACGGCATCGCCGGCCCGAAGAACTTCATGGAGTTTCGGCCCTTCCAGCCGGGGGGCCTCATCATCGGGGGCGCCACGCCTGCAGAACGGGACCACAAGTTCGGCCTGAACCTCAAACAGGCCGCCCCCACGCTCTTTGACGGCGTGCTGGACACGAAGGCCGAGGCCTTGAAGGCCAAGGACGAGCTTTTGGCCATCAACCCCCGCACCTTCCCCATCGGCATCGCGCTCAACCGCTGGACCGAAGACATTCACCACGGCAAGGAACACGGCACGCTCAACGAGTGGATCCCGGACAGGCCGCACATCCCGGTGGACAAAGCGGCCGAGACGGCGCTTTACGCCCTGCACGACAAGTACATCGCCAACCCCACGTGGGAAAACCTCTGGGCCATTCAGGACGCGGGCAAAACGCTCACGAAGCTGACCGGTGTCACCAAGCCAGACGCCAAGGCGCCCGGCTACAACGAACACGACGACTTCGCCTTCCGATCGTACGGCCTCAAGTATGAGTCTGTGCTCTTCGCGCAGCACCACTTCCTCGAAGAGCTGCGGGGGCGTCCGGGCCTCTCCAAGATGAGCGCGTCGCCCTTCCCCGAAAGAAACAGCCTTTGGGAGCTGGGCGACCTGGCCCGCACCCGCGAGAGCGTGTTTTTCCCCAACGACTGCAAGGGCAGCTGGAACACCTGCCTCGGCCTTCCGGCCGACGCCGTCGAGAAGATCGATCAAGCCCAAAACCCACGCACGATGCTGAAGGATCTCAAAGTTGCGTGGTTCTGGGTGGGCTGGTTCTTCGACACCACCCTCTACCGAACCAACAAGAGCAATTCGACGAAAGTGTCCGAGTACTTCACCGCCGAGCTCTACGAGCGTGGTTATTTCAATCACACGGTCTATCACCGCTTCCGCAAGAACCTGGCAGCCGCCTACGAACACCAGGGCGTGGCGAAAGACGCAAACGGCGAACCCGGGATCGACCACTACTGGGCCCATACATACGGCTACTACATGGCCTACAACCGCGGCATCGAGCTCGAGAAGATGCCGAAGGATCCGGAGGCTCTCGCGCTTTACAAGACGCTGGCGGGCAACACCTTTCGCATGATGATGTTGCTCGCTACAGAGCACATTCAGCGCACGGGCAAGGTGAGCGACCGGGAGGTCATGCGGCCCATTTACCGGTCGACGATGCCCATCGCGTTCTCGGAAAAACACGAGTCCGCCGAGACGCTCGCAAAGACGAAGCAGATCGTCGACGAGTACGAAGCCGCTGTGGATGCGGCCTGCGACCGGCGCCCGCTCCGCTACGGCGAGCAGCCCTACCCCAAGCACTGCGGCCCCTGA